The following coding sequences lie in one Streptomyces sp. NBC_00510 genomic window:
- a CDS encoding sugar phosphate isomerase/epimerase encodes MTAPSPVLDRIRIGSAPDSWGVWFPDDPQQVPWRRFLDEVSASGYEWIELGPYGYLPTDPARLTEETARRGLKVSAGTVFTSLHRGPSVWDATWEHVGQVAALAQAMDARHLVVIPSFWRDDKTAEVIEPRELTAEQWGHLATGMERLGRQVRDTYGLDIVVHPHADTHIDTEEHVERFLDATDPGLVSLCLDTGHYAYCGGDSVKLIETYGERIGYLHLKQVDPEILADVVKNGIPFGPAVQRGVMCEPPAGVPALEPVLAAAQGLGVDLFAIVEQDMYPCEPERPLPIAQRTRKFLRSCGA; translated from the coding sequence ATGACTGCCCCCTCCCCCGTTCTGGACCGGATCCGGATCGGCTCCGCGCCCGACTCGTGGGGCGTCTGGTTCCCCGACGACCCGCAGCAGGTGCCCTGGCGGCGCTTCCTGGACGAGGTCTCCGCGTCGGGCTACGAGTGGATCGAGCTCGGCCCGTACGGCTACCTGCCGACCGACCCAGCCCGGCTCACCGAGGAGACCGCGCGCCGCGGCCTGAAGGTCTCCGCGGGCACCGTCTTCACCTCCCTGCACCGCGGGCCCTCGGTGTGGGACGCCACGTGGGAGCACGTCGGCCAGGTCGCCGCCCTCGCCCAGGCCATGGACGCCCGGCACCTGGTGGTCATCCCGTCCTTCTGGCGCGACGACAAGACCGCCGAGGTCATCGAGCCGCGCGAGCTCACCGCCGAGCAGTGGGGACACCTCGCGACCGGCATGGAGCGCCTGGGCCGCCAGGTCCGCGACACGTACGGCCTGGACATCGTGGTCCACCCGCACGCCGACACGCACATCGACACCGAGGAGCACGTCGAGCGCTTCCTCGACGCCACCGACCCCGGTCTGGTCAGCCTCTGCCTGGACACCGGCCACTACGCCTACTGCGGCGGCGACAGCGTCAAGCTCATCGAGACCTACGGGGAGCGGATCGGCTACCTGCACCTGAAGCAGGTCGACCCGGAGATCCTCGCCGACGTCGTCAAGAACGGGATCCCCTTCGGCCCGGCCGTGCAGCGCGGGGTCATGTGCGAGCCGCCGGCCGGGGTGCCCGCCCTGGAGCCCGTGCTGGCCGCCGCGCAGGGCCTGGGCGTGGACCTCTTCGCCATCGTCGAGCAGGACATGTACCCCTGCGAGCCGGAGCGGCCACTGCCCATCGCGCAGCGCACCCGGAAGTTCCTGCGCTCCTGCGGTGCCTGA
- a CDS encoding Gfo/Idh/MocA family oxidoreductase, whose translation MTQHGPLGVAVIGTGKMGADHVRRINDVVSGARVTAVVDVDAERVKAVADGIEGCTAYTDPAAAMAAADVDAVLIASPGPAHEAALLTAFEHDLPVLCEKPLTPDAASALRVMEAEQRLGHRRVQVGFMRRYDAEYTKLKALLDSGELGRTLMLHNRHRNASIPPGFTNANLVNDSLVHEMDVTRWLLGQEITAVTVLRPRPSSNAPEGLDDPQFVVFETDGGAVVDVEVFLNCGFGYQVQAEAVCERGSARIGDAHDLLVNTAGRWGGTIAQDFVERFADAYDREVQAWVDATRRGEVTGPSVWDGYAAAAICEAGVRSQSTGGRVEVELVDRPAFYH comes from the coding sequence ATGACGCAGCACGGACCGCTCGGGGTCGCCGTCATCGGCACCGGCAAGATGGGTGCCGACCACGTACGCCGCATCAACGACGTCGTGAGCGGCGCCCGGGTGACCGCCGTCGTCGACGTCGACGCCGAGCGGGTGAAGGCGGTCGCCGACGGCATCGAGGGCTGCACGGCCTACACCGACCCCGCCGCGGCGATGGCCGCGGCCGACGTGGACGCCGTCCTCATCGCCTCCCCCGGCCCCGCCCACGAGGCGGCGCTGCTCACCGCCTTCGAGCACGACCTGCCGGTGCTGTGCGAGAAGCCGCTCACGCCGGACGCCGCCTCGGCGCTGCGCGTGATGGAGGCCGAGCAGAGGCTGGGGCACCGGCGGGTGCAGGTCGGCTTCATGCGGCGCTACGACGCGGAGTACACGAAGCTCAAGGCCCTGCTGGACAGCGGTGAGCTGGGCCGGACGCTGATGCTGCACAACCGGCACCGCAACGCGAGCATCCCTCCCGGCTTCACCAACGCCAACCTCGTCAACGACTCGCTCGTGCACGAGATGGACGTGACCCGCTGGCTGCTCGGCCAGGAGATCACCGCCGTGACGGTCCTGCGCCCGCGCCCGTCCTCGAACGCGCCCGAGGGCCTGGACGACCCGCAGTTCGTGGTCTTCGAGACCGACGGCGGGGCCGTCGTCGACGTCGAGGTCTTCCTCAACTGCGGCTTCGGCTACCAGGTGCAGGCGGAGGCGGTCTGCGAGCGCGGCAGCGCCCGCATCGGCGACGCGCACGACCTGCTCGTCAACACCGCGGGCCGCTGGGGCGGCACGATCGCCCAGGACTTCGTGGAGCGCTTCGCCGACGCCTACGACCGCGAGGTCCAGGCATGGGTCGACGCCACCCGGCGCGGTGAGGTCACCGGCCCGAGCGTGTGGGACGGCTACGCCGCGGCGGCGATCTGCGAGGCCGGTGTCCGCTCGCAGAGCACGGGCGGGCGCGTCGAGGTCGAGCTGGTCGACCGACCGGCGTTCTACCACTGA
- a CDS encoding Gfo/Idh/MocA family oxidoreductase, with translation MRVVLFGVGRLGSFHAATLHAHPEVSELVLADADAARAAEAAARLGAGARAAASVDAAFAGGADAVVIASATSAHAGLITRAVRAGLPAYCEKPVALDLESTVTALREVEEAGSVLQMGFQRRFDPGYRAAREAVRAGRLGRLHTVRALTSDMAPPPPEFVPLSGGLYRDCLIHDFDAVRWVTGREVVEVYAMGANGGADFFREAGDVDTAAALLTLDDGTLATATSTRYNGAGYDIRMELAGSLDQIAVGVGPRTPVTSVEPGAAPGVPDPWTGFVDRFGDAYRAEIDAFVQVVAGRSENPCEGREALDALLVAEACEVSRKERRPVTIAEMTEVAERARKRAG, from the coding sequence ATGCGCGTTGTCCTCTTCGGCGTCGGGCGCCTCGGTTCCTTCCACGCGGCCACCCTCCACGCCCACCCCGAGGTCTCCGAGCTGGTCCTCGCCGACGCCGACGCCGCGCGGGCCGCCGAGGCCGCCGCACGGCTCGGTGCCGGTGCGCGGGCGGCGGCCTCGGTCGACGCGGCGTTCGCGGGCGGCGCGGACGCGGTCGTCATCGCCTCGGCGACCTCCGCCCACGCCGGGCTGATCACCCGCGCCGTGCGGGCCGGGCTCCCCGCGTACTGCGAGAAGCCGGTCGCCCTCGACCTGGAGTCCACGGTCACCGCCCTGCGTGAGGTCGAGGAGGCCGGCTCCGTCCTCCAGATGGGATTCCAGCGCCGCTTCGACCCCGGCTACCGCGCCGCCCGCGAGGCGGTCCGGGCCGGCCGCCTCGGACGGCTGCACACCGTACGGGCCCTGACCTCCGACATGGCGCCCCCGCCACCGGAGTTCGTACCGCTGTCCGGCGGGCTCTACCGGGACTGCCTGATCCACGACTTCGACGCGGTGCGGTGGGTCACCGGCCGTGAGGTCGTCGAGGTGTACGCCATGGGCGCCAACGGCGGGGCCGACTTCTTCCGTGAGGCGGGCGACGTGGACACCGCGGCGGCGCTCCTCACCCTCGACGACGGCACCCTCGCGACCGCCACCTCCACCCGCTACAACGGCGCCGGCTACGACATCCGCATGGAACTCGCCGGTTCACTGGACCAGATCGCGGTCGGCGTCGGCCCCCGTACGCCGGTCACGTCGGTGGAACCGGGCGCGGCGCCGGGCGTGCCGGATCCCTGGACGGGGTTCGTGGACCGCTTCGGGGACGCGTACCGGGCGGAGATCGACGCCTTCGTGCAGGTGGTGGCGGGCCGGTCGGAGAACCCCTGCGAGGGGCGCGAGGCGCTCGACGCGCTGCTCGTGGCGGAGGCGTGCGAGGTCTCGCGCAAGGAGCGGCGGCCGGTCACGATCGCCGAGATGACCGAGGTCGCGGAACGCGCCCGCAAGCGCGCGGGGTGA
- a CDS encoding class I SAM-dependent methyltransferase, whose amino-acid sequence MDRRRISRIAHTHHPIAAPLDDATVRRLLGRALRRGDERVLDLGCGEGAWLLRALDSRPGVTAEGVDLDTGALRKAAREAAALDVGDRLTLHEQDAGAFTSPHPFDVVLSVGAAHAFGGLLPTLAAARAHLAPGGTVIVGDAFWEREPTPELVEMLGEYEDLASTVDRIVADGWTPVLAHVSTVREWDDYEWSWTGSLAEWALDHPADPDSGAALDAAAVHRAEWLHGYRGTLGFVTLLLRRTTS is encoded by the coding sequence ATGGACCGACGCCGCATCTCGCGCATCGCGCACACCCACCACCCCATCGCCGCACCGCTGGACGACGCGACCGTGCGCCGTCTGCTCGGCAGGGCGCTGCGCCGCGGCGACGAACGCGTCCTCGACCTCGGCTGCGGGGAGGGCGCCTGGCTGCTGCGGGCCCTCGACAGCCGCCCGGGCGTCACCGCGGAGGGCGTCGACCTGGACACCGGGGCACTGCGGAAGGCGGCCCGCGAGGCCGCCGCGCTGGACGTCGGCGACCGGCTGACGCTCCACGAACAGGACGCGGGCGCGTTCACCTCGCCGCACCCCTTCGACGTCGTGCTCAGCGTCGGCGCCGCGCACGCTTTCGGCGGTCTCCTGCCGACCCTCGCCGCGGCCCGCGCCCACCTCGCCCCCGGGGGCACCGTGATCGTCGGCGACGCATTCTGGGAGCGCGAACCCACCCCGGAACTCGTCGAGATGCTGGGGGAGTACGAGGACCTGGCGAGCACCGTGGACCGGATCGTCGCGGACGGCTGGACCCCGGTCCTCGCCCACGTCAGCACCGTCCGCGAGTGGGACGACTACGAGTGGTCCTGGACCGGCTCCCTCGCCGAGTGGGCCCTGGACCACCCCGCCGACCCCGACAGCGGCGCCGCCCTCGACGCCGCCGCCGTCCACCGCGCCGAGTGGCTGCACGGCTACCGGGGCACGCTCGGCTTCGTCACGCTGCTGCTGCGCCGCACGACCTCCTGA
- the aroA gene encoding 3-phosphoshikimate 1-carboxyvinyltransferase — MTVVAVPGSKSVTARALFLAAAAEGTTTLRRPLLSDDTDGFAEGLLRLGYRVDRGPDVWRVEGRPAGPAVPEADVYCRDAATAARFLPALAAAGHGTYRFDASAQMRRRPVAPLTTALRKLGVDLRHEEAEGHLPLTVAADGIEGGALDLDASLSSQFLTALLLAGPLMREGLRVNVTGLVSVPYVEITIAMMRSFGVEVGREGSVLVVPPGGYRAADHAVEPDASTASYFFAAAALTGREVTVPGLGTGALQGDLGFVDVLRRMGARVETGADSTTVSGTGTLRGITTTMRDISDTMPTLAAIAPFADGPVRIEDVYNTRVKECDRLEVCAANLRRQGIRVETGRDWIEIHPGTPAPVEIACHGDHRIAMSFAVAALRTEGVTFDEPGCVKKTFPEFHQVFGALREE, encoded by the coding sequence GTGACCGTCGTCGCCGTCCCCGGTTCGAAGTCCGTCACCGCCCGGGCGCTGTTCCTGGCGGCGGCGGCCGAGGGGACGACCACACTGCGGCGGCCGCTGCTCTCCGACGACACCGACGGCTTCGCGGAGGGGTTGCTCCGGCTCGGCTACCGCGTGGACCGCGGCCCGGACGTATGGCGCGTCGAAGGACGCCCCGCCGGACCCGCGGTCCCCGAGGCCGACGTCTACTGCCGGGACGCCGCCACCGCGGCCCGGTTCCTGCCTGCGCTCGCCGCGGCCGGGCACGGCACCTACCGCTTCGACGCCTCCGCCCAGATGCGCCGCCGTCCCGTCGCCCCGCTCACCACCGCCCTGCGGAAGCTCGGTGTCGACCTGCGCCACGAGGAGGCGGAGGGCCACCTGCCGCTGACCGTCGCCGCCGACGGCATCGAGGGCGGCGCGCTCGACCTCGACGCGAGCCTGTCCTCGCAGTTCCTCACCGCGCTGCTCCTCGCCGGCCCGCTCATGCGCGAGGGACTGCGCGTCAACGTCACGGGGCTGGTCTCCGTCCCCTACGTCGAGATCACCATCGCCATGATGCGATCCTTCGGCGTCGAGGTCGGCCGCGAGGGCAGCGTGCTCGTCGTCCCGCCCGGCGGCTACCGTGCCGCGGACCACGCCGTCGAACCCGACGCCTCCACCGCGAGCTACTTCTTCGCCGCGGCCGCCCTGACCGGCCGTGAGGTCACCGTTCCCGGACTGGGCACCGGAGCGCTCCAGGGCGACCTGGGCTTCGTCGACGTCCTGCGCCGCATGGGGGCCCGCGTCGAGACCGGCGCCGACTCCACCACGGTCTCCGGCACCGGCACCCTGCGCGGGATCACCACGACCATGCGGGACATCTCCGACACGATGCCGACGCTCGCCGCGATCGCGCCGTTCGCCGACGGCCCGGTCCGCATCGAGGACGTCTACAACACCCGGGTGAAGGAGTGCGACCGCCTGGAGGTCTGCGCGGCCAACCTGCGCCGTCAGGGCATCCGGGTGGAGACCGGCCGCGACTGGATCGAGATCCACCCCGGCACCCCCGCCCCGGTCGAGATCGCCTGCCACGGCGACCACCGCATCGCGATGAGCTTCGCCGTCGCCGCGCTCCGCACGGAAGGGGTGACCTTCGACGAGCCCGGCTGCGTGAAGAAGACCTTCCCCGAGTTCCACCAGGTGTTCGGCGCGCTGCGCGAGGAGTGA
- a CDS encoding cytochrome P450, producing MDTVDLTVYGEEFTADPYPVYARLREKGPVHRVRTADVGELWLIVGHDQARAALADTRFAKDSRALGWTSYDEELLGRHMLVSDPPEHTRLRKLVAREFTGRRVEELAPRVEEITAALLDAMLARPDGTADLVEALAYPLPITVICELLGVPDLDRAAFRAWSNEVVAPTGPEAERTAFEELAAYLHELIEDKRCAPGDDLMSALIRTTSEDGDRLSRSELGGMAFLLLIAGHETTVNLVSNGVRALLTHPDQLALLRADMSLIDGAVEEMLRYDGPVETATFRFTTEPVDVAGTVIPAREPVLVALASADRDPDRFTEADRFDIRRDTRGHVAFGHGLHYCLGAPLARLEGRVAVRALLERCPDLALDADPEKLDWLPGMLMRGVRRLPVRFTPTVPGSPGA from the coding sequence ATGGACACGGTCGATCTCACGGTCTACGGCGAGGAGTTCACCGCCGATCCCTATCCCGTCTACGCCAGGCTCCGCGAGAAGGGGCCCGTGCACCGCGTGCGCACCGCCGACGTCGGGGAGCTGTGGCTGATCGTCGGCCACGACCAGGCCCGGGCCGCGCTCGCCGACACCCGGTTCGCCAAGGACTCCCGCGCACTCGGATGGACCTCCTACGACGAGGAACTCCTCGGCCGCCACATGCTCGTCTCCGACCCGCCGGAGCACACCCGGCTGCGCAAGCTGGTGGCCCGGGAGTTCACCGGCCGTCGGGTCGAGGAACTGGCGCCGCGCGTGGAGGAGATCACGGCCGCCCTGCTCGACGCGATGCTGGCCCGCCCGGACGGCACCGCCGACCTCGTCGAGGCGCTCGCCTACCCGCTGCCCATCACGGTCATCTGCGAGCTGCTCGGGGTGCCCGACCTGGACCGGGCGGCCTTCCGCGCCTGGTCGAACGAGGTCGTCGCACCGACCGGGCCGGAGGCCGAGCGCACGGCCTTCGAGGAACTCGCGGCCTACCTCCACGAGCTGATCGAGGACAAGCGCTGCGCGCCCGGCGACGACCTGATGAGCGCGCTCATCCGCACCACCTCCGAGGACGGCGACCGGCTCTCGCGCTCCGAACTCGGCGGCATGGCCTTCCTGCTGCTGATCGCCGGACACGAGACGACGGTCAACCTGGTTTCCAACGGCGTCCGCGCCCTGCTCACCCATCCGGACCAACTGGCACTCCTGCGGGCCGACATGAGCCTCATCGACGGCGCGGTGGAGGAGATGCTCCGCTACGACGGCCCGGTCGAGACCGCCACCTTCCGCTTCACGACCGAACCGGTCGACGTCGCCGGCACCGTCATCCCGGCCCGCGAACCCGTCCTCGTCGCCCTGGCCTCCGCCGACCGCGACCCGGACCGCTTCACCGAGGCCGACCGCTTCGACATCCGCCGGGACACCCGGGGCCACGTCGCGTTCGGGCACGGCCTGCACTACTGCCTCGGCGCCCCGCTCGCCCGGCTCGAAGGACGCGTCGCCGTCCGCGCCCTCCTGGAACGCTGCCCCGACCTCGCGCTCGACGCCGATCCGGAGAAGCTGGACTGGCTGCCCGGCATGCTCATGCGCGGCGTGCGCCGGCTCCCCGTGCGCTTCACGCCCACGGTCCCCGGCTCGCCCGGCGCCTAG
- a CDS encoding sugar kinase has translation MSTPRPLRPGPVVCVGETMAALAPDPLGPLDDADLLRVDIAGAESNVALYLADHGIPARWVSAVGDDPFGRRIRARIAAGGVDVTGVRTDPARPTGLLLKDPGAHGTRVHYHRAGSAASALTPDVLDDPALSGAALVHLSGITPALSPGCHALVERALRPDRPWPVSFDVNHRPALWTGRSAADVLRPLADRADIVLVGLDEAQALWGEGITDARSVRELLPGPGVLVVKDGSRAATAFTGTDAHSVPALTVRVAEPVGAGDAFAAGFLSGLLRDLPVERALRLGHLTAASALRVPADHGPLPDPAVLATLLEADEETWRTATIG, from the coding sequence ATGAGCACCCCCCGGCCGCTGCGACCCGGACCCGTGGTCTGCGTCGGCGAGACCATGGCCGCCCTCGCCCCCGACCCCCTCGGGCCGCTGGACGACGCGGACCTTCTGCGCGTCGACATCGCGGGCGCCGAGTCCAACGTCGCGCTGTACCTCGCCGACCACGGCATCCCCGCCCGATGGGTCTCCGCGGTCGGCGACGACCCCTTCGGCCGGCGGATCCGCGCGCGGATCGCCGCGGGCGGCGTCGACGTCACCGGAGTGCGCACCGACCCCGCACGGCCCACCGGGCTCCTGCTCAAGGACCCGGGCGCGCACGGCACCCGCGTCCACTACCACCGCGCGGGGTCCGCCGCCTCGGCGCTCACCCCCGACGTGCTCGACGACCCGGCCCTGAGCGGAGCCGCGCTCGTCCACCTCAGCGGCATCACGCCCGCCCTCTCGCCCGGCTGCCACGCCCTCGTCGAACGGGCGCTGCGCCCCGACCGCCCGTGGCCCGTCAGCTTCGACGTCAACCACCGCCCCGCGCTGTGGACCGGCCGCTCCGCCGCCGACGTCCTGCGGCCGCTCGCCGACCGGGCCGACATCGTCCTGGTGGGTCTCGACGAGGCCCAGGCCCTGTGGGGCGAAGGGATCACCGATGCCCGTTCGGTCCGCGAGCTGCTGCCCGGGCCCGGTGTCCTCGTCGTCAAGGACGGGTCCCGTGCCGCCACGGCCTTCACCGGGACCGACGCGCACAGCGTGCCCGCCCTCACCGTCCGGGTGGCCGAGCCGGTCGGCGCCGGGGACGCCTTCGCCGCGGGCTTCCTCAGCGGTCTGCTGCGGGACCTGCCCGTGGAGCGTGCCCTGCGGCTCGGCCATCTGACCGCGGCCTCGGCCCTGCGTGTCCCGGCCGACCACGGGCCGCTGCCGGACCCCGCCGTCCTGGCCACGCTGCTGGAGGCGGACGAGGAGACCTGGCGCACCGCCACGATCGGCTGA